The Candidatus Nitrospira nitrificans sequence GCGTTGTGCCTGATGGACGATTTGCTCACCGAGCGGAGTCAGTTCGATTCGGCTCCGGCGGCGTTCGAAAATCGTCGTGCCTAATTCATCTTCTAACTTCTTGATAGCCAGACTCAATGCCGGCTGGGTCACGAATACGCGCTCGGCGGCACGGCCGAAATGGCGCTCTTGAGCCACGGCGACGACATATTGCAATTCCGTCAGAGTCATTGATCGCTACCGTAATAAGTTATTATTATCATTACACGGTATATTATAAATTGGACTGATATACAATGTCCGGTTACCTTGCATTCAAGCACGCGGGAGAATCCCGCAGCAAACACATAAACCAGAAGGAGGATGTCATGAGAGTGCAAGGTATATTGATGGTCGGATTCTTGGCGGTAATGGCGGTAACCGGAGCGACAAATACGGCTGACAGTTTCGCTTCCGATGCGTATCGAGTGGACGTCATCGATGCTCTCCATGAGACGGTCGCGCAGCAGGACAGCGTGAAGACTCAGAACCGGAAGACGAGAGTCGATGTCATTGAAACCATTGGATCAGATGGGGCTGTATATCCTTACACCAAGCCGATGAGCCACTGATCGCCGAGCATCTTTGACTGAGGAGGGCATCCTGCTCTCCTCAGTTGAATCGCTGTGGAAGGCCCATTCTTCCTGTGGCTCAGGACTTGATGATGGTCCAACAATTGAGTCGGCAGCACGAGTCATGATATGACAGGCTCGCGTTGGACCAATGGTGTCCAGCGGGCCCACCAAGCGAGAGAGGGAAAGCATCATGGAAAAAGCAGCGAGGAAAGCAGTGGCCGTCGGTGGGAGTCGGCAGATTGATCTTGGGATCTCGCCGGTGCAGCGAAAGGCTATCGCTGAAGGTTTGGCGAACGTGCTGGCGGATACCTATACTCTCTATCTCAAGACGCACAACTTCCATTGGAATGTGACGGGGCCAATGTTTCAGATGCTCCATCTCATGTTCGAGCAACAATACAATGAACTTGCGTTGGCTGTCGATCTGGTTGCGGAGCGAATACGGGCTTTGGGACATCCCGCGCCGGGAAGCTATGCGCAATTTTCCAAGCTCTCGTCCATCTCCGAAGCGGCGGGCGTACCGAAGGCGGAAGACATGATCCGCCAGTTGGTCGAAGGGCAGGAAGCATTGGTGCGAACATTGCGGAATGTCTTTCCAACGGCTGAGAAGGCCTCGGATCAGGTGACGATCGATCTGTTGACCCAGCGTATGCAAGTGCACGAGAAGACGGCGTGGATGCTCCGCAGTCTGCTGGAG is a genomic window containing:
- a CDS encoding Dps family protein, whose protein sequence is MEKAARKAVAVGGSRQIDLGISPVQRKAIAEGLANVLADTYTLYLKTHNFHWNVTGPMFQMLHLMFEQQYNELALAVDLVAERIRALGHPAPGSYAQFSKLSSISEAAGVPKAEDMIRQLVEGQEALVRTLRNVFPTAEKASDQVTIDLLTQRMQVHEKTAWMLRSLLE